The Candidatus Poribacteria bacterium genome has a segment encoding these proteins:
- a CDS encoding PQQ-binding-like beta-propeller repeat protein, with protein MNIMRNVLRNILTLLLGVFILVADGFTDNWHQWRGPNNDGVSQETDPPIQWSQTENVQWRLPLPGDAASTPVVWEDKIFLTSAEGNTLVLMCISTEGEELWKRTLGRGNRVVRGGEGNSAAPSPVTDGEHVWAFLGTGDLACYDFDGNQVWHTNLADRYGRFNLYFVMSTTPLLDKDRLYIQLIHSNAWLVLALDKMTGKEIWKHKRKSDATEECEHAYTSPILYRDSEREYLVVHGADYVTAHSLTDGSEIWRCGDLNPKERYNYSLRFVASPVAMEGLIVVPSAKNGPVVGIDPAAQGDITNSEWQRWKLQQGTPDVPSPLIHDGLVYLCRENGDLICLDAETGKQLYRERTHRHRHRASPIYANGYVYLTSRDGVITVVKAGREFEVVASNSMDEVIAASPVLVNGTLYLRSYQALYAIGGF; from the coding sequence ATGAACATCATGCGAAATGTTTTACGAAATATCCTAACACTCCTACTTGGGGTGTTTATTCTGGTCGCGGATGGTTTTACAGACAACTGGCACCAGTGGCGCGGACCGAACAACGACGGTGTCAGCCAGGAGACCGACCCGCCTATCCAATGGAGCCAAACCGAGAACGTCCAATGGCGTTTGCCACTTCCCGGTGATGCTGCCTCTACGCCTGTTGTCTGGGAAGATAAAATTTTCCTGACTTCTGCTGAAGGCAACACCCTCGTCTTGATGTGTATCAGTACCGAAGGCGAAGAACTCTGGAAGCGGACTTTAGGACGCGGCAACCGCGTTGTCCGTGGCGGCGAAGGCAATTCTGCCGCGCCGTCTCCTGTGACCGATGGCGAGCACGTCTGGGCGTTCCTCGGCACCGGGGATCTCGCCTGCTACGATTTCGATGGGAATCAAGTATGGCACACCAATCTCGCTGACCGTTACGGTAGATTTAACCTCTATTTCGTCATGTCAACAACCCCGTTACTTGATAAGGATCGGCTTTACATCCAACTCATCCACAGCAATGCATGGCTCGTGCTGGCTCTCGACAAAATGACGGGGAAAGAGATCTGGAAGCATAAACGCAAAAGCGACGCAACTGAGGAGTGTGAACACGCCTATACCTCTCCGATTCTCTACCGTGATTCAGAACGTGAATATCTCGTCGTCCACGGCGCAGACTATGTCACGGCTCACAGTCTTACGGATGGGAGTGAAATCTGGCGGTGTGGTGACTTGAATCCAAAGGAGCGTTATAACTATTCCCTCCGATTCGTCGCTTCTCCGGTTGCAATGGAAGGACTTATCGTTGTTCCCTCAGCGAAGAACGGACCCGTTGTGGGCATCGATCCAGCTGCACAGGGCGACATTACGAACAGCGAATGGCAACGTTGGAAGCTTCAGCAAGGCACACCAGATGTTCCGTCTCCACTCATCCATGACGGGTTAGTGTATCTCTGTCGGGAGAACGGTGATCTGATATGTCTTGATGCCGAGACCGGCAAACAACTCTATCGAGAACGGACACATCGCCACCGACATCGCGCCTCGCCGATCTATGCGAACGGATACGTCTATCTCACATCTCGGGATGGTGTTATCACCGTTGTAAAGGCGGGACGTGAATTTGAGGTGGTTGCCAGCAATTCGATGGATGAGGTCATCGCCGCATCTCCCGTTCTCGTAAACGGGACGCTCTATCTGCGCAGTTATCAGGCACTCTATGCTATCGGTGGTTTTTAA
- a CDS encoding P-loop NTPase: MKTYRELPSDAGSNIIGQVTAQVNRLQKRLASVKHTVAIMSGKGGVGKSALTANLATALTLKGNTVGVVDADINGPTLAKMMGVRNATLEYTPAGVKPAMTTLGTKLISMDLLLAEDDAPVLWNAHTQKDAFTWRSTMEVGALREFIGDTEWGTLDYLLLDLPPGTDRLPNVAELIPDLGGVVVVTIPSEVSQLIVKKSITMARDILKVPIIGVVENMACYVCQHCGEEEPLFSSDETLDTAFQQDLLGSVPFDPKLARSGDDGTLYLHEYPDAPASKVLIQVAEQVQAFFEKSP, translated from the coding sequence ATGAAAACTTATAGAGAACTACCAAGCGATGCCGGGTCCAACATTATCGGGCAAGTCACGGCGCAGGTGAACCGACTCCAGAAACGGCTCGCCTCGGTCAAACACACCGTCGCGATTATGAGCGGGAAAGGCGGTGTCGGCAAGAGTGCCCTCACTGCGAACCTCGCCACCGCGCTCACGCTGAAGGGGAACACTGTCGGGGTCGTCGATGCTGACATCAACGGACCGACGCTCGCCAAGATGATGGGGGTGCGTAACGCTACGCTGGAATACACACCCGCCGGAGTCAAGCCTGCGATGACCACACTCGGCACAAAACTTATCTCTATGGATCTGCTCTTGGCGGAAGACGATGCCCCGGTACTCTGGAATGCGCACACCCAGAAGGACGCGTTCACGTGGCGTAGCACGATGGAGGTCGGTGCACTCCGAGAATTCATCGGCGATACGGAATGGGGAACGTTGGATTATCTCCTACTGGATTTGCCTCCCGGAACCGATCGGCTGCCGAACGTGGCAGAACTTATCCCCGACCTCGGGGGTGTGGTCGTCGTGACAATCCCCTCTGAGGTATCGCAGCTCATCGTCAAAAAATCGATAACAATGGCGAGAGATATTCTCAAAGTTCCGATCATCGGTGTCGTCGAAAACATGGCGTGCTATGTCTGTCAACATTGTGGCGAAGAGGAACCGCTTTTTTCCAGTGACGAGACGTTGGATACTGCATTCCAGCAGGATCTTTTGGGCAGTGTCCCCTTTGATCCAAAACTCGCCCGTTCTGGTGACGACGGAACTTTGTATCTGCATGAATACCCGGACGCTCCCGCGAGCAAGGTACTCATACAGGTAGCTGAACAGGTTCAAGCATTTTTTGAAAAAAGCCCGTGA
- a CDS encoding PCP reductase family protein yields the protein MGSGETAEGGKCPFTSAISDAFQEEPEPAEPTGPAWSAEALERLERIPAFVRPMAKMGIESFAKDNGHDEITAEVMDAARGNFPAQF from the coding sequence ATGGGTTCCGGTGAAACCGCTGAAGGCGGCAAATGCCCGTTTACCTCTGCCATCTCGGACGCATTTCAGGAAGAGCCTGAGCCTGCTGAGCCGACCGGTCCCGCCTGGTCAGCGGAGGCACTCGAACGCTTAGAGCGAATTCCCGCGTTTGTCCGTCCGATGGCGAAGATGGGGATTGAGAGTTTTGCCAAAGACAACGGACATGACGAGATTACAGCCGAAGTCATGGATGCCGCACGCGGCAACTTCCCCGCACAATTCTAA
- a CDS encoding nucleotidyltransferase substrate binding protein → MDYQDSRWIQRADSFRKAFSRLKEGVDLARQRELSDLEAQGLIQGFEYTHELAWNALKDFLQTQEFKLYGSRDTTRAAFKEGLIENGEAWMEMIRHRNLTTHTYNESVAKEVVSAVLNTYFSEFETLLGKIEYLKQEQSL, encoded by the coding sequence ATGGACTATCAAGACAGTCGCTGGATACAAAGGGCCGATAGTTTTCGCAAAGCATTTTCGCGATTGAAAGAAGGAGTGGATTTGGCACGACAGCGTGAACTGTCGGACTTGGAAGCACAAGGATTAATACAGGGATTTGAATATACCCATGAATTGGCGTGGAATGCCCTGAAGGATTTTCTTCAAACACAAGAATTTAAGTTATACGGTTCAAGGGATACAACCCGTGCGGCTTTCAAGGAAGGGTTAATCGAAAATGGGGAAGCGTGGATGGAAATGATCCGCCACCGCAATTTAACCACCCATACCTACAACGAGAGCGTTGCTAAAGAGGTTGTTTCTGCGGTTCTTAATACATATTTCTCTGAATTTGAGACGTTGCTCGGAAAAATAGAGTACCTAAAACAGGAACAATCGTTATGA
- a CDS encoding nucleotidyltransferase domain-containing protein, whose translation MKYGLSDRTLEKIRGVFSRYPQVERVILYGSRAAGTYRNGSDIDLTLCGAALTHSILSRIDTELDDLLLPYTIDLSIFHQIDNPAMVEQIQRVGVNFYEKYTDA comes from the coding sequence ATGAAGTACGGTTTATCAGATCGCACCCTCGAAAAAATCCGAGGCGTTTTCAGCCGTTATCCTCAAGTGGAGAGGGTGATTTTGTACGGTTCACGCGCCGCAGGCACCTACCGAAACGGATCCGACATTGACCTTACGCTCTGTGGGGCGGCATTAACGCACAGCATCCTCTCCCGAATTGACACCGAATTAGACGATCTACTCCTGCCCTATACCATTGATCTCTCCATTTTTCATCAGATTGATAACCCTGCTATGGTCGAACAGATTCAGCGTGTCGGCGTAAACTTTTACGAGAAATATACGGATGCCTGA